In Carya illinoinensis cultivar Pawnee chromosome 7, C.illinoinensisPawnee_v1, whole genome shotgun sequence, the following are encoded in one genomic region:
- the LOC122315420 gene encoding peptidyl-prolyl cis-trans isomerase CYP95 isoform X1, which yields MKKMAKKKGPLVFMDVSVDGDPAERMVFELFPDVAPKTAENFRALCTGEKGIGPKSGRPLTYKGSFFHYILKGSFAQGGDFVKRDGTSGESIYGEEFPDELPTLKHDGPGLLSMAIADRDTLGSHFIITFEADHHLDRKHVVFGKLVYGHEVLRKIENAGDEDGRPTVTVKIINCGEFSESRKKANKFKVGKDASSDANNHEARRRGKHKKSSRDRRKRRRRYYSSDTESSSDTELESSESDSDSDLYLSSSSYTSSSSDDRRKKRKRSTKRDKHRRGKRSDKRRDKRRRKRDKRSKRRARRASDSTTDTESGSESESSSDSDGIDVPGKDQKQNDRTQKTATDQPPSVVVKELASVHRKKREGKSPKENGEKRSNGIEADANSDRSRDRQPDVVDDHPGKSRSRSISPKRTMSKSMSISPRSLSRSPSVSPKRKISRSPSRSLSRSPSLGRARSISRSPVRSPARSVSRSPASGRKERSISRSPVVARSQRSVSDSPVRSPLRRSQSRSPLRTSSRKSISRSPIRVSRRSMSRSPVKSPRSTSRSSGRAPSRRISRSPIRAPIRNNRRSYSRSPTPVRRARSPPDRGRSLSRSVSPDGSPKRIRRGRGFSQRYSYARRYRTPSTSPVRSYRYGGRGDRDRYSSYRRYSPRRYRSPPRVRSPPRYRSRRSRTRSASRSPPYRNRRYSRSRSPIRSRSPVEPYRSRVSPRAERSLSRSRSLSESKSSLDSQSPRQASKDRSRSSSGSLDGKKGLVSYGDGSPDSAER from the exons atgaagaaaatggcAAAGAAGAAGGGCCCATTGGTTTTTATGGATGTGTCCGTTGATGGGGATCCTGCTGAAAGAATGGTTTTTGAG CTTTTCCCTGACGTTGCTCCTAAGACTGCAGAAAATTTTCGTGCACTTTGTACTG gAGAAAAGGGTATTGGCCCCAAGAGTGGAAGACCACTGACCTACAAGGGATCCTTTTTCCATTACATTCTAAAGGGTTCCTTTGCACAG GGTGGCGATTTTGTCAAACGAGATG gtACCAGTGGAGAAAGTATATACGGGGAAGAGTTTCCAG ATGAGTTGCCCACCCTAAAGCATGATGGACCTGGTCTTTTATCAATGGCAATTGCTGATCGAGATACTTTAGgttctcattttattataacCTTTGAGGCTGACCATCATCTTGACAG GAAGCATGTTGTCTTTGGGAAACTTGTTTATGGACATGAAGTACTgaggaaaattgaaaatgcgGGTGATGAAGATGGGAGGCCAACTGTGACTGTTAAAATCATCAACTGCGGTGAATTTAGTGAGA GCAGGAAAAAAGCCAATAAATTTAAAGTAGGAAAAGATGCGTCTTCTGATGCAAATAATCATGAAGCACGGCGAAGGGGAAAGCACAAGAAATCCTCTAGGgatagaaggaaaagaagaagaagatactaTTCATCCGACACGGAGAGTTCCTCAGATACTGAGTTGGAATCATCTGAATCGGATAGTGATTCTGACTTGTATTTGTCGTCTTCCTCTTACACCAGTTCTTCAAGTGATGACAGGCGGAAGAAGAGAAAGCGATCAACTAAACGAGACAAACATAGACGGGGGAAAAGAAGTGACAAACGTCGTGACAAAAGGCGAAGGAAGCGCGATAAGAGATCCAAGCGCAGAGCAAGAAG AGCATCAGATAGTACTACGGATACTGAGAGCGGGAGTGAAAGTGAAAGTAGCTCTGATAGTGATGGAATTGATGTTCCTGGAAAAGATCAGAAGCAGAATGACCGTACTCAGAAGACTG CTACAGACCAGCCTCCTTCGGTTGTCGTGAAAGAACTTGCTTCCGTCCATCGTAAAAAGAGGGAGGGAAAATCCCCCAAAGAGAATGGAGAGAAGAGAAGCAATGGCATTGAAGCTGATGCCAACTCTGACAGGAGCAGAGATAGACAACCTGATGTAGTAGATGATCACCCAGGAAAATCTAG GAGCCGAAGCATTAGTCCTAAAAGGACCATGAGTAAGAGTATGAGTATTAGTCCCAGGAGTCTGAGCAGAAGCCCAAGTGTTAGTCCAAAACGGAAGATAAGCAGAAGTCCCAGTCGTAGCCTTAGTAGAAGCCCCTCTCTTGGACGAGCAAGGAGCATCAGCAGAAGTCCTGTGAGAAGTCCTGCTAGAAGTGTCAGCAGAAGTCCAGCAAGTGGAAGGAAAGAGAGAAGTATCAGTAGGAGCCCAGTGGTAGCTCGGTCTCAGAGAAGTGTGAGTGACAGCCCTGTGAGGTCCCCATTGCGGAGAAGCCAAAGCAGGAGTCCACTGAGAACCTCGTCAAGAAAATCAATTAGCAGAAGCCCTATTAGAGTTTCTAGAAGAAGCATGAGTAGAAGCCCAGTTAAATCTCCAAGAAGCACGAGCAGAAGCTCAGGTAGGGCCCCTTCAAGGAGGATTAGCCGAAGTCCTATTAGGGCACCAATCCGAAATAATCGTCGCAGTTATTCCAGGAGCCCTACTCCTGTACGGAGAGCTAGGTCACCTCCTGACCGAGGAAGGAGTTTATCAAGAAGTGTTTCCCCAGATGGATCTCCCAAGCGAATCAGAAGGGGGCGTGGCTTTAGTCAGCGGTACTCTTATGCACGACGGTACAGAACCCCGTCTACATCTCCTGTGAGGTCTTATCGATATGGTGGTAGAGGTGACCGCGACAG ATATTCAAGTTACAGAAGGTATTCCCCTAGACGGTATCGAAGCCCACCAAGAGTGAGAAGTCCTCCGAG ATACAGAAGCAGGAGGAGTCGAACACGATCTGCATCACGGAGCCCACCCTACCGTAATCGGCGTTACAGTCGCAGCCGTAGCCCCATTCGCAGCCGTTCGCCAGTTGAGCCCTATAGATCTCGTGTCTCTCCACGGGCTGAGAGATCACTTTCTAGGAGCAGGAGCCTATCAGAATCGAAGTCCTCCCTGGACTCTCAATCTCCTAGGCAGGCTAGCAAAGACAGGTCAAGGTCGTCGTCCGGCAGTCTGGATGGGAAGAAGGGCCTGGTCTCTTATGGAGATGGTTCTCCTGACTCGGCCGAAAGATGA
- the LOC122315420 gene encoding peptidyl-prolyl cis-trans isomerase CYP95 isoform X2: MELFGPIAFCWITISAHVSNFQQCTSGESIYGEEFPDELPTLKHDGPGLLSMAIADRDTLGSHFIITFEADHHLDRKHVVFGKLVYGHEVLRKIENAGDEDGRPTVTVKIINCGEFSESRKKANKFKVGKDASSDANNHEARRRGKHKKSSRDRRKRRRRYYSSDTESSSDTELESSESDSDSDLYLSSSSYTSSSSDDRRKKRKRSTKRDKHRRGKRSDKRRDKRRRKRDKRSKRRARRASDSTTDTESGSESESSSDSDGIDVPGKDQKQNDRTQKTATDQPPSVVVKELASVHRKKREGKSPKENGEKRSNGIEADANSDRSRDRQPDVVDDHPGKSRSRSISPKRTMSKSMSISPRSLSRSPSVSPKRKISRSPSRSLSRSPSLGRARSISRSPVRSPARSVSRSPASGRKERSISRSPVVARSQRSVSDSPVRSPLRRSQSRSPLRTSSRKSISRSPIRVSRRSMSRSPVKSPRSTSRSSGRAPSRRISRSPIRAPIRNNRRSYSRSPTPVRRARSPPDRGRSLSRSVSPDGSPKRIRRGRGFSQRYSYARRYRTPSTSPVRSYRYGGRGDRDRYSSYRRYSPRRYRSPPRVRSPPRYRSRRSRTRSASRSPPYRNRRYSRSRSPIRSRSPVEPYRSRVSPRAERSLSRSRSLSESKSSLDSQSPRQASKDRSRSSSGSLDGKKGLVSYGDGSPDSAER; encoded by the exons ATGGAGTTGTTTGGACCAATAGCTTTCTGTTGGATAACCATTAGTGCTCATGTTTCAAATTTCCAACAAT gtACCAGTGGAGAAAGTATATACGGGGAAGAGTTTCCAG ATGAGTTGCCCACCCTAAAGCATGATGGACCTGGTCTTTTATCAATGGCAATTGCTGATCGAGATACTTTAGgttctcattttattataacCTTTGAGGCTGACCATCATCTTGACAG GAAGCATGTTGTCTTTGGGAAACTTGTTTATGGACATGAAGTACTgaggaaaattgaaaatgcgGGTGATGAAGATGGGAGGCCAACTGTGACTGTTAAAATCATCAACTGCGGTGAATTTAGTGAGA GCAGGAAAAAAGCCAATAAATTTAAAGTAGGAAAAGATGCGTCTTCTGATGCAAATAATCATGAAGCACGGCGAAGGGGAAAGCACAAGAAATCCTCTAGGgatagaaggaaaagaagaagaagatactaTTCATCCGACACGGAGAGTTCCTCAGATACTGAGTTGGAATCATCTGAATCGGATAGTGATTCTGACTTGTATTTGTCGTCTTCCTCTTACACCAGTTCTTCAAGTGATGACAGGCGGAAGAAGAGAAAGCGATCAACTAAACGAGACAAACATAGACGGGGGAAAAGAAGTGACAAACGTCGTGACAAAAGGCGAAGGAAGCGCGATAAGAGATCCAAGCGCAGAGCAAGAAG AGCATCAGATAGTACTACGGATACTGAGAGCGGGAGTGAAAGTGAAAGTAGCTCTGATAGTGATGGAATTGATGTTCCTGGAAAAGATCAGAAGCAGAATGACCGTACTCAGAAGACTG CTACAGACCAGCCTCCTTCGGTTGTCGTGAAAGAACTTGCTTCCGTCCATCGTAAAAAGAGGGAGGGAAAATCCCCCAAAGAGAATGGAGAGAAGAGAAGCAATGGCATTGAAGCTGATGCCAACTCTGACAGGAGCAGAGATAGACAACCTGATGTAGTAGATGATCACCCAGGAAAATCTAG GAGCCGAAGCATTAGTCCTAAAAGGACCATGAGTAAGAGTATGAGTATTAGTCCCAGGAGTCTGAGCAGAAGCCCAAGTGTTAGTCCAAAACGGAAGATAAGCAGAAGTCCCAGTCGTAGCCTTAGTAGAAGCCCCTCTCTTGGACGAGCAAGGAGCATCAGCAGAAGTCCTGTGAGAAGTCCTGCTAGAAGTGTCAGCAGAAGTCCAGCAAGTGGAAGGAAAGAGAGAAGTATCAGTAGGAGCCCAGTGGTAGCTCGGTCTCAGAGAAGTGTGAGTGACAGCCCTGTGAGGTCCCCATTGCGGAGAAGCCAAAGCAGGAGTCCACTGAGAACCTCGTCAAGAAAATCAATTAGCAGAAGCCCTATTAGAGTTTCTAGAAGAAGCATGAGTAGAAGCCCAGTTAAATCTCCAAGAAGCACGAGCAGAAGCTCAGGTAGGGCCCCTTCAAGGAGGATTAGCCGAAGTCCTATTAGGGCACCAATCCGAAATAATCGTCGCAGTTATTCCAGGAGCCCTACTCCTGTACGGAGAGCTAGGTCACCTCCTGACCGAGGAAGGAGTTTATCAAGAAGTGTTTCCCCAGATGGATCTCCCAAGCGAATCAGAAGGGGGCGTGGCTTTAGTCAGCGGTACTCTTATGCACGACGGTACAGAACCCCGTCTACATCTCCTGTGAGGTCTTATCGATATGGTGGTAGAGGTGACCGCGACAG ATATTCAAGTTACAGAAGGTATTCCCCTAGACGGTATCGAAGCCCACCAAGAGTGAGAAGTCCTCCGAG ATACAGAAGCAGGAGGAGTCGAACACGATCTGCATCACGGAGCCCACCCTACCGTAATCGGCGTTACAGTCGCAGCCGTAGCCCCATTCGCAGCCGTTCGCCAGTTGAGCCCTATAGATCTCGTGTCTCTCCACGGGCTGAGAGATCACTTTCTAGGAGCAGGAGCCTATCAGAATCGAAGTCCTCCCTGGACTCTCAATCTCCTAGGCAGGCTAGCAAAGACAGGTCAAGGTCGTCGTCCGGCAGTCTGGATGGGAAGAAGGGCCTGGTCTCTTATGGAGATGGTTCTCCTGACTCGGCCGAAAGATGA